ATAAAAATAACTTTGTGACTATCCGTTCCGGATATCACGGCGACACATGGAATGCCATGTCCGTATGTGATCCTGTAACGGGAATGCACAGCCTTTTCGGTGCGTCACTTCCTGTCCGTTATTTTGTTCCGGCTCCTTCATCGCGTTTCGACGGTGAATGGAATCCTCAGGACATCGAACCGCTACGAAAAACAATAGAAAAACATTCGGAGGAACTAGCAGCGCTCATTCTTGAGCCTATTGTCCAAGGAGCAGGCGGTATGTGGTTCTATCATCCACAATATCTTCGCGAAGCGGAAAAGCTTTGTAAAGAGCATGGACTTCTTTTAATCTTTGATGAGATTGCAACTGGATTCGGACGTACCGGTAAACTTTTTGCCTGGGAATATGCCGGAGTAGAGCCGGATATCATGTGCATCGGGAAAGCATTGACAGGTGGATATATGACACTTTCTGCCGTATTGGCTAGTAATCATGTGGCAGATACTATCTCCAATCATGCACCGGGAGCCTTCATGCACGGTCCTACCTTCATGGGAAATCCGCTCGCTTGCGCGGTGGCTTGCGCGTCTGTCCGGTTATTACTCCAATCCGGCTGGCAGGAGAATGTGAAACGAATCGAAACACAATTAAAAGAAGAACTGGCACCTGCCCGGGAACTTCCACAAGTAGCCGATGTAAGGATATTAGGGGCAATCGGAGTAATTGAAATGAAGCGTCCGGTAAATATGGCATTTATGCAACGCCGTTTTGTGGAAGAAGGAATTTGGGTACGCCCGTTCGGAAAGCTCGTCTATCTGATGCCCCCCTTTATCATCACTCCCGAACAACTAAGCAAACTAACGACCGGATTACTCAAGGTAATCAGTGGAGAACGTAATAAAATATACATCAATAACTTATGATATCAGACCATATAAACCAAGAACTTCTTACTCTAAAGGAAAAGAAGAATTATCGCTCTCTCCCACCCCTCATCCACGACGGGCGGAATGTAATTCTGAACGGGCAACGGATGGTGAACCTGTCTTCCAATGATTATCTCGGACTGGCTAATAACATATCGCTGAGAAAGGAATTCCTAAAGACAATAACTCCTGAAACATTCCTGCCTACCTCTTCTTCTTCCCGATTGCTTACAGGCAATTTTACCGATTATCAAGAACTGGAACAACAACTGGCAGCCATGTTCGGAACAGAAAGCGCACTTATATTCAATAGTGGTTATCATGCCAATACAGGGATTCTTCCTGCCGTCAGCAATGCTCAGACATTAATTCTTGCAGACAAACTGGTACACGCCAGTTTGATAGACGGAATCAGGTTGTCATCTGCGAAATGTATCCGGTATCGCCATAATGACTTATCCCAGTTACAGCGATTGATTTCCGAGAATCACAATGCGTATGAGCAAATCATTATTGTCACCGAAAGTATCTTCAGCATGGACGGTGATGAAGCCGACCTTCATGCCCTTGTCCAATTAAAAAAAAGTTATTCCAATATTCTTCTTTACGTGGACGAAGCCCATGCTTTCGGTGTACGGGGAGACAACGGATTAGGATGTGCTGAAGAACAAAATTGCATCAACGATATAGACTTTCTGGTAGGAACATTCGGGAAAGCAATAGCCTCAGCAGGAGCTTACATTGCCTGCCGACAAGTTATCCGGGAATATCTAATCAACAAGATGCGCACGTTTATATTCACAACAGCCCTTCCACCCATAAATATTCAATGGACCTCGTGGATACTAGAACAACTACCCTCTCTCCAAGAGAAAAGGACACATTTGTTACGGATCAGCAACAAACTAAAGACTGCACTTGTCGACAAAGGATATAACTGTCCTTCGGTAAGCCATATTGTCCCTATGATTGTAGGGGCAAGTGAAAACACTATATGTAAAGCAGAAGAAATCCAACGCAAAGGATTCTATGCATTGCCGGTACGTCCGCCTACGGTTCCTGAAGGGACTTCACGCATCCGCTTCTCATTAACAGCGGACATCACCGAACACGAAATCGACCAACTTATAAAATTGATAAACGGATGAAACAGCATTTTATCATAAAAAATAATCAAAAGCATCTATTGCTTTTCTTCGCAGGTTGGGGAATGGATGAAACTCCATTTTTGCAAATCCGCCCGACCAATAAGGATTGGCTGATTTGTTATGATTATCGTTCATTAGAGTTCGATGCCATCATCTTGCAAGAGTATTCCGAAATTACCCTCATTGCCTGGTCCATGGGAGTATGGGCAGCTTCTCAGATAATGAAACAATATCCATCCCTGCCCCTCTCCCAAAGTATCGCTATCAATGGCACCCCTTATCCTATACATGAAACGAAAGGGATCACTCCTGCCATTTTCGAAGGGACATTGCAAGGTTTGAACGAACAATCCTTGCAAAAGTTTCAAAGACGGATGTGTGGTTCAACAGCCGGTTACAAAACTTTTCAGACAGTAGCTCCCCAACGTTCCATTGAAGAACTCAAGGAAGAACTTGCTGCCATACAAAAGCAATACTTATCATTACCACCTTCGGACTTTGCATGGCAAAAAGCCATCATAGGAAAGAACGACCATATCTTCCTGCCGGATAGCCAATGGCTGGCATGGAGAAACAAAGTGGATTCTCTTGAGTATACAGAAGCCGCCCACTATCAACAAGAACTTTTTGATAACGTAATCATGCATATCAACTAATTATTGATTTATGGATAAACAACTAATTTCAAAACGTTTCTCTAAAGCCATTGCTACCTATCCACAGGAAGCAAACGTACAGCGGCAGATTGCAGATAAAATGATTCACCTGCTTACAAAACATATATCCTTCCCCTGTTCTAAAGTAATTGAGTTCGGATGCGGTACGGGCATTTATTCCCGTATGCTGCTCCAGGCTCTACGACCGGAAGAATTATTCCTGAACGACCTTTGCCCGGAGATGAAATACTGCTGTGAGGATATACTAAGAAAAGAGCAAGTATCCTTTCTTCCGGGAGATGCAGAAATCGTTCCTTTCCCTACTGGAAGCACATTGATAACTTCCTGTTCCGCGTTGCAATGGTTCGAATCTCCCGAAAACTTTTTCAAAAGATGCAATGCTTTGCTCAATAAACAAGGCTATTTCGCTTTCAGCACTTTCGGGAAAGAGAATATGAAAGAGATACGAGAGCTAACAGGAAGCGGACTCCCTTATCGTTCACGGGAAGAACTTGTAACAGCCCTGTCAACTCACTTTGACATACTCCATTCGGAAGAAGAACTTATTTCTCTTTCGTTTGATAATCCCATAAAAGTACTTTATCATTTGAAGCAGACAGGAGTAACAGGAGTAACCGGCACATCTTCCCAACAACTGCGGACACGCCGTGACTTGCAGTTATTCAGTGAACGTTACACACAAGAATTTACTCAGGGCACTTCAGTATCCCTGACTTACCACCCCATTTATATTATCGCAAAAAAGAAAAAAGTATGAAACAGAATGTATATTTCGTAAGCGGCATCGACACCGATGCCGGTAAGAGCTACGCCACCGGATTTCTAGCTCGTGAATGGAACAAGAACGGACAACGTACCATCACTCAAAAATTCATCCAGACAGGAAACGTCGGTCATTCCGAGGATATTGACTTGCATCGTCATATTATGGGAATCCCCTTTACAGAAGAAGACAAGGAAGGACTCACTATGCCGGAAATATTCTCCTATCCTGCCTCTCCACACCTCGCTTCCCAACTGGATAACCGTCCCATTGACTTCGGTAAAATCAAACGTGCTACGGAAGAATTGAGTGAACGATATGATTATGTCCTACTCGAAGGCGCAGGCGGTTTAATGGTTCCATTAACTACAGAACTTCTGACAATAGACTACATTGCCCAAGAGAATTATCCTCTTATTTTTGTTACTTCCGGGAAATTGGGAAGCATCAATCACACCCTTTTAAGCCTTGAGGCCATACAAAAGCGTGATATTGTACTGGATACGGTACTTTACAATATGTATCCCACCCCAAAAGATAAAACGATTCAGAATGATACGATGAACTTCATTCAAAACTGGTTGAAGAAGTATTTTCCGAACACGAAGTTTATATTGATTCCGGAAATAAAAGACTTATGACTTCAAAAGACTAGCCTCACTATTTAGCAGGCTAGTCTTTTGTTTCTACAGACCACTTATTCGATTACCATGATGCGGTCATTCAGCCCAACCTTCATATTATCTTCTATGAACACTTCTTTCACAACGCCGTCGGTCACCGCACGAATCTCATTTTCCATTTTCATGGCTACCAACACACAGAGCGGATCGCCGCGTTTCACGCTATCACCCTTCTTTACGTATGTTTTCAGGATCACTCCCGGCATAGGAGCCTGAACCACCTGACGTCCCACAGCTTCCGCCCCGCTACGGGCATTGTGTATCTTTTCCATTTCTCCCTGCAACTCAATCTGATAAAGCTCCCCCTTATTCATTATAGTATATGAATTATTGGAAGAAGGAGAAATCTGTACTCCATGTGAATGATGGTCGATGATGATTGAATGGATAGAGTCACCCCCCATATTGTAATCGACCTCATATACCTTGCCATTGACTGCAATCTTCTTGATTGGCCCATCTTCCAGAATTTCCACCTTATATTCACTATCCGGCATATCCTGAAGTTTGGCATAATATGTAGCCAGTGTTGTACCCATAAGCTATTTCTTTAGTTTTTAGTTTAATAATTATTGGCTGTCATTTGCAACTTACCGTAATATTTCCAGAGCGACTCTCCCACTACCGGAAGCGTCGTTGCACGCGAGGCGGCCTCCTTCTCCCGTTCGTAATGCCTTACTGCGGCAGCTATGACGGCCACCGTCGGATCAGTATTCTGCCGGCGTTTCAAATCTTCC
The nucleotide sequence above comes from Bacteroides caccae. Encoded proteins:
- the bioC gene encoding malonyl-ACP O-methyltransferase BioC, whose amino-acid sequence is MDKQLISKRFSKAIATYPQEANVQRQIADKMIHLLTKHISFPCSKVIEFGCGTGIYSRMLLQALRPEELFLNDLCPEMKYCCEDILRKEQVSFLPGDAEIVPFPTGSTLITSCSALQWFESPENFFKRCNALLNKQGYFAFSTFGKENMKEIRELTGSGLPYRSREELVTALSTHFDILHSEEELISLSFDNPIKVLYHLKQTGVTGVTGTSSQQLRTRRDLQLFSERYTQEFTQGTSVSLTYHPIYIIAKKKKV
- the bioD gene encoding dethiobiotin synthase produces the protein MKQNVYFVSGIDTDAGKSYATGFLAREWNKNGQRTITQKFIQTGNVGHSEDIDLHRHIMGIPFTEEDKEGLTMPEIFSYPASPHLASQLDNRPIDFGKIKRATEELSERYDYVLLEGAGGLMVPLTTELLTIDYIAQENYPLIFVTSGKLGSINHTLLSLEAIQKRDIVLDTVLYNMYPTPKDKTIQNDTMNFIQNWLKKYFPNTKFILIPEIKDL
- a CDS encoding DUF452 family protein, which encodes MKQHFIIKNNQKHLLLFFAGWGMDETPFLQIRPTNKDWLICYDYRSLEFDAIILQEYSEITLIAWSMGVWAASQIMKQYPSLPLSQSIAINGTPYPIHETKGITPAIFEGTLQGLNEQSLQKFQRRMCGSTAGYKTFQTVAPQRSIEELKEELAAIQKQYLSLPPSDFAWQKAIIGKNDHIFLPDSQWLAWRNKVDSLEYTEAAHYQQELFDNVIMHIN
- a CDS encoding biotin/lipoyl-containing protein yields the protein MGTTLATYYAKLQDMPDSEYKVEILEDGPIKKIAVNGKVYEVDYNMGGDSIHSIIIDHHSHGVQISPSSNNSYTIMNKGELYQIELQGEMEKIHNARSGAEAVGRQVVQAPMPGVILKTYVKKGDSVKRGDPLCVLVAMKMENEIRAVTDGVVKEVFIEDNMKVGLNDRIMVIE
- a CDS encoding 8-amino-7-oxononanoate synthase, with the translated sequence MISDHINQELLTLKEKKNYRSLPPLIHDGRNVILNGQRMVNLSSNDYLGLANNISLRKEFLKTITPETFLPTSSSSRLLTGNFTDYQELEQQLAAMFGTESALIFNSGYHANTGILPAVSNAQTLILADKLVHASLIDGIRLSSAKCIRYRHNDLSQLQRLISENHNAYEQIIIVTESIFSMDGDEADLHALVQLKKSYSNILLYVDEAHAFGVRGDNGLGCAEEQNCINDIDFLVGTFGKAIASAGAYIACRQVIREYLINKMRTFIFTTALPPINIQWTSWILEQLPSLQEKRTHLLRISNKLKTALVDKGYNCPSVSHIVPMIVGASENTICKAEEIQRKGFYALPVRPPTVPEGTSRIRFSLTADITEHEIDQLIKLING